Below is a genomic region from Paenibacillus rhizovicinus.
CTTGATCCCCGCGATCGAGAAAGATTTAGTCACGCTCCCCTACGTCATCGACGCCGTCAGAAAACAAGTGAAACATCCTATCGGGCAAATCATGATCGTCTCTCCGGACCGCCCCCGGATGCGGAATCTGTGCAGGCGCAAGGGATGCCGATTCGTTAATGAAAACAGCGTGCTTCCAATCACGAAACGAAACATCCGCTATCGCTCCAAGAAATGGGAACGCTCCGGCTGGCTTTTTCAGCAATTATTGAAGATGAGCGGCGACAACCTGGGCAATTCCAACTACTTTTTGGCCATTGACGCGGACACGGTGCTCATTCGTCCGCATGTATTCAGGATCGGCGCAAAGACGTTATTTTATTGCCGGAATTGGAGCCAGCCTGAATACTTTAAAACCTACCGGAAGCTTCTGGGCAGAAAGGCAGCCTCCCCTTCATCCTTCGTCACCCACTACATGCTGTTCGAGAAATCGAAGCTGCGGCGATTGAAACGCGTCATCGCGGCGAAACACCGCATGAGCTGGTACGCGGCGATCCTGAAAAAGATGGACCGCACGAAGCAGTTCGCATTCTCCGAATTCGAAACGTACGGCAACTTTCTCTATGCGAACAATCCGAGCGGCGTCCTTCTCAGGAAGGCGCTGAACAAGAGCCTGTCGACGAACATCGCGCAGCTCTCCCCGGGACGAAGGAAGACGCTGGCGCGGAAGTACCGCTCGCTCTCCTTCCATAAACGCAAAGGCTATGCAAGGAGTAAGAAGCGATGATTTGAATTTGGATCAGGCTTCAGAAAGGATTCGAATTCCACTGTAACGATCGCCAGCCCTAATCTTTAGAGAGGAGGATTGCGCTTGCGGATTGTTCTATTGAGCGGCGGCTCCGGCAAGAGACTGTGGCCGTTGTCGAACGAGATTCGCTCGAAAATTTACTTGAAGCTCCTCCCCTCCGAAGACGGCGGCAAAGAATCCATGATTCAGCGGGTATGCCGACAGTTGGAGGAGGCCGGATTGCTCCCTTACAGCTCGATCGTTGCTCATCATAGCCAAGCTGAAATTACGCAAAATCATGTGGGCAGCCGCATTCTGTTCCATGCGGAGCCGCATCGAAGAGGGACGTTCGCGGCGGTTGCCCTGGCTGCAAGCTATTTGCATGCCCGGCAGCTGGCGGCGGCGGACGAAACGATCTGCGTGCTGCCGGTCGATCTATTCGTGGAGTCGGAGTTTTTCCGGTTGCTGCACGCGTTTCCCGATGTTCTTGCGCAATCAGGCGCGGATTTGGGCCTGCTCGGTACGACGCCGAAGCATCCCTCCAGCCAATTCGGATATATCGTGCCGCAGCCAACGGACAAGGGCGATCATACATCGCAGGCCTACGCTGCCGTTGATCAATTCATCGAGAAGCCGAACGAAGAAGCCGCGCGCCGTCTGATTGACAAGCAAGCGCTGTGGAACTGCGGCGTGTTCGCGTTTCCGTTGTCGTTCATGCTTTCGAGTTTGCAGAGCAAAGGTTTGCCCGTGGACTATGAAGACCTGCTTGATCGCTATGAACAGCTTCCCGAGGTTAGCTTCGATGTCGAGATCGTGGAGAAGACGCAGCGCCGCGCGGTGATTGCCTATGATCAGGCTTGGCGGGATCTTGGCGACTGGAACGCGCTCCCGGATTATTTGGGCAGTCCCGTCATCGGCCAGGGAGAGATATCAAGCGACTCCGTTCATACGCACGTGGTCAACGAGCTCGCTTGTCCGATTCACGTAATCGGCCTTTCCAATGTCATCGTCGCTGCAAGCGCGGACGGTATTCTCGTGGCCAGCAAAGACAAATCCAATCAGATCAAACAGCGGTTAACCGACGGGCAGCAGCCCCGCTTCGGGGAGAAAAGATGGGGAACCTATCACGTGCTGGACGATGCCAAGACAGATGCGGAATCGGAAACCTTAACGCAGAAAGTCACCCTCCTGCCTGGGAAAAATACAAGCTATCATCTTCACCGGAAGCGAACGGAGACGTGGATCATCCTCTCGGGCACTGGAGAATTCCTCTTGGACGCCGCGCATATGCAGATACAAGCCGGGGACGTGCTGCGGATCCCCGCCGGATCCAAGCACGCCGTCAAGGCGATTACGCCGCTTACGTTCATTGCAGTCCAGATCGGCGAGAATTTGCTGGGTGAAGAGGACGTCCTGCGGATCGCCATGACATGGGAGGAAATTATCCGAGCTAGCAAGATGGGCTGAGTGCGGGAATTCCTTTAATCGGATATAGAATTTAGGGGATTAAGGATTCAAGGGGCTTAAAGACAAAGACGCTGGAGCATGGGCCGCTCAAGCGTCTTTGTTGTTGTTTCGACTGGGCTTGGACGCTGCCGCTTTCATCGCGCCTCAAGCCGCCGGCCGATTTCCCAGTGGTGGCCGAACGGATCGGCAAGGCGGCCGATGCGCCAGCCATGCCCTTCGCCGACCGGCGCGATTTCGGCCGCCCCGGCCGCGATGGCCTGCCCGAACACGGCATCCGGGTCGCTCACGGTCAGAATCATGCGGACTGATCCGCCTCCGCTCCCTTTGTCAGGGGAGGAATCGGGATCCTCCTGAATCCAGAAGCCCGCGCCGCCTACGGCGAGCTCTGCGATTACGAGCCGGCCGTCCTCTTCCTCCAGCCGGTACAACTCCACGGAGCCGAACGCCGTTTCGTAGAACCGCAGCGCCTCGGCAGCATTGCTTACCGAGAGCCACGGGGCGATTGATGCTGCGGACGGGACGTATCCTTTATGTTCATTCATTAGCCGTTCCTCCTGTCGATATGGCGAAGAATATACCTTTATTATTCGCCGGATGACTGATGTCTTCCTGTTCGCCTAACCTTCAATGGTCTTGCTCGCCACGCCACCAGGCAGTGCAGGGGATAGTGCAAACGGACTGATTTTTGCGGCGGGTGATTCTCATTCAGGAAATTATAGTAAAATAGAGTAGTCATAGGACAAGCATCATACAAGGAGTTGATTGCATGCAGCAGAACAAATCGAACGAAACGGGTCATCGATCCAGAGCCGCACGCGTGCGGGAGAAGAAAGCCGGATCCAGCGGCATGCTGCTGACGACCGGGGCTTTTCTGATCGTGCTTTGCGCTATCTTATACGGTATATTCGCTTCGCATAAAGACTCCGGGTCTAAAGCTCTCGAGGCTTCCACGCCGCCTGCGGCGGGCAACGCTGCCAATGGAGGAGCCGGTTCCGGTACGAATCAGAATCAAGGACAAGCCGGCGATTCGGCTAACGCCGGCGCAAGCGCCAACGACTCGGATACCGCGAACGCTCCAGACTCTGCGGGTACGACCGATTCCCCGGGCGCGGCGGGAAGCGCCAATGATGCGGGCACGGCGGATGCCGGCCAGCCGAGCGCGAACGCGCCATCCGATTCCAACGCCGGCGACGCGCCTGCTGCCGGCGATTCAGTGCCCGATTCCGGCGGAAACGCCGCTGCGGATACCGGGACCGACACTGCTCCGGCCGCCGATCCCGTTAAGCAAGAGCCTCCGAAACAAACCGGATCGGATAAGGGAACCAAGGCGCCCGCCGTCTCCGGCCACGCTTCGGGTTCGAAGCTCCCGACGACTTACGTCGTGAAGAAAGGCGATACGTTATCGACGATTTCCTTGAAGTTTTATCAATCCAAGCAGTATGTGGCCTTCTTGGCGAAACGCAACGGGATTGCGTTCGTGAACGACATGAAAGTCGGTGATACGATTAAGATTCCCGCTTTGACCTCGGATGCGGCATCGGTACCCACCAAGCCTTCAAGCGCGGATTATTCCAAGGTCAAGCTGCCGGCAACCTACCTCGTTACTCCCGGCGATACGCTGTACCGCATTTCCGTGCTGTTCTACCAATCGGGCGACTACGTGAGCTTCCTTGCGAAGCAAAACAACCTCAATGAGAAGGAAGGCCTGAAAGCCGGCATCTCGCTCCGCATTCCGGCCAAGCCCGCAGCGAAATAAGCTGCTGGCATGCCTAGTTGGCACTTTAGAAAGAGCCTTCGCTCCGACCGGGAGTGAAGGCTCTTTCTAAAGATTGTGCCCCGTCGGTTATTTACCCGGGCGGACGATGGTGATATTGGCGCAGCCGCTCGCGCCGTTCCAAGTTACGGGGTAGCCGAACGCGGCCGTTACCGCGCGAATCGGAACGTAGGCCGCGCCGCCGCGAACGATCGGCTGGATATCCGCCGCCCCCTGCTTGCCGTCGATCCACAGCGTGAGCGCCCCCTTGCTTGCCGGCTTCGCTGTAGACGGCTTCGTGCGGATCAAGATACTGTTCGTCGCCTTGTCCCAAGTCACGGGCTGACCGCTCAGCGAAGCTACGGCCCGGACGGGTACGTAGATCCGCCCGCCGACTGCCAGAGGTTTAAGCGCCGCATCGGCTGCAGGCACGCCGTTTACGGATAGGAACGGCGCGCTCGCTGCCGCCAGCTCCGTATCCGCCGGAAACGGCATGCCCGAGCCGTTGCCCGTAATCGACAATTTACCTTTTCCCGGCAGGATCGGTTTCATCGTTCCGTCCGGCGCCTGCCCGAATGCCGGCATCCCGAATTGTACGTCATAACGCCCGAACGTCGTCGTTCCGCTGTAAATTACCAAGGGAGCTTGGCTCGAAGCGCCTGCCGCAGACGGCTGCCAATACACCCGGAAGAGACCCGACGCTTCGCCGTTGCCGTTGTTGCCGCTGAAATGAAGCGTCTCTCCAAAATGAACCGGATTCGGTTTCACGACAATCGAGGTCGGCAGCTTCTTCAATTGCTCGAAATCCGTCACGGCCTGCGAATCGTTCAACACGGTCGTCTTGCCGCCCAATCCGGCGCCGAGCGCCAGCTTGCCCGGACCCGCGATATACATCGAGAGGTAATCGTCTCCCGTGAACGAAATCTCCATCCCGTGGAAGAACCGATCGCCGAAGTAAGAAGGCAGCGTCTCTTCCACCCCCTTGTCCGCGAATTTCCTCACGATGCCGCAGACGGCGGCGATCCCCGTCCGATCCGCTTCATTGGCGCCCGACAGCGGGATATAGATCTGATCGCCATCCGCCATGTCAACGGTCTTCACGGTTGCCGGACCGCACGCCGCCGCTAACTCGCCGAGGGTCTTCGGCTTCGGCAGCTTGCTTCTCTCTTCGTCGTATGACGGCCGCTCATAGGTCAGACGAATGGAGCTTCCGTTCGCGCTGCCGAGCGGACTGGTATAGTAGAATCCCAGCTCGCCGGTCCCCGTGTCTCCGCCGTAGCCGAGACCGTCGGTATGGTTCGGATCGGCATGCGCATGCACCGCGTTCAGTTCTTGGCCATCCAGCAGCTTGTCCGCCATAATCGCGACGGTGCCGTCTTTCAGGTCGATCAGCGTCAGGAGACCGGTCTTGCCCGGACGGACTTCCAGATAGTCGTTGCCGACAGCCAGTACGGTGAAAACATCGTCCTGACCGGTCAGCGCAGGCAAATCGTATTCCTTCACCGCCTTCGCGTCGCCGTCGTACACCGTTACGATTTTGCCGTCCGTCAACGCGTTGTAGGACAGCCATTCTTTCGACTGGTACATCTGAAAGCTGGCCGTGTTTTGCTCATAGCGGGACTCGTAGCTGGCCTTCTTCTGGGCCACGATCGTCTGCTTGCGGAAGAGCACATTGTACGCGTCATAATGGACGGGGCCTGCGCCGTAGCGATCCACGACGGTTAATACCCAGTTATCGCCGCTGTAACCGCTCGCGTTGAAGGTCACTTCCCCTTGCAGCGAAACATTGAGCTTGCCGTAATCCACGGCCTGCGACTGATCGTCCTTCGCGATATACAGCTCCCCCGTCTTCCGATTCAGCCAGATCGATCCCCATTTCTGCCTGATGAAATCGTCCGCATGCGCGATGCTCACCGTTCTGCTCGCGGCATTCCACTTCACGTCCGCTCCCATCACCTCCGCGAAGAATCGCAGCGGGACGAAGACTTGACCGCCAACGGACTTCAACGGCGCCGTTAACGTAACAGTCTTGCCATTGACGGCCGCGCTCGCCGAGCCTTCGCCGAGCGTGACCGATAATTCCGGGTAATGCATCGTAACGGTACGGGTCGGCGCGAGCCAAGCAATCGTCGCGCCGAGCAGCTCGCCGGTATCCCGCACGGGCAAGTAGACGGTGCCGTCGGCAATGAATGGCGCGGTTGCCGGCTTGAATGCGGCACCGTTTACCGTGACCGTAATGCCCGCTGATGCGGATGAATCGGCCGTTGCGGCCGCGGCTGCCGGCTTGGCAGCGGTAAGAACCGGGGCGCTCAGCGCCATAGCAGCAATAAGAACGGCGTTCGTTGCAAGGGTACGCAATCGCAGCGATTTGCGGTGCATAATATCAGCCTCCTGTTTGGCCATCGTCATATGGAATAATGGATTCACCAATCATTGACGCATTTGGCACAAAATAGTTGCCGATTATTGCCGTCATTCGCCCTGCAGCTGTTCCGCCGTAATATGAAACGTCCATGGACCGCGAATAACGACATGCGGCCTGACCAACTTCAGCGTCGCATAGCTGCTGCCAGGCTCGGCTTGAAATTCCATGTAATCAATGGCGCCCGTCCGTTCGTTCAGCTTCGCCATGCTGCTCAAGGCATCGATGCTTAAATCATACAGCGACGACATGGCATGCTCATCATAATGCAGGTCGAGATACATGCGGACCTCGTTCGGATCGTCGGCCGTCCGTTCGACTTTCGTGATCGTGACCGGGAACCCGGCGATGTCGAATGTTTGATTCAGCTGCGCGTTGGGCTCCGTCGGCACGC
It encodes:
- a CDS encoding DUF6492 family protein, yielding MSVPIRARINSKTKIDVLIPAIEKDLVTLPYVIDAVRKQVKHPIGQIMIVSPDRPRMRNLCRRKGCRFVNENSVLPITKRNIRYRSKKWERSGWLFQQLLKMSGDNLGNSNYFLAIDADTVLIRPHVFRIGAKTLFYCRNWSQPEYFKTYRKLLGRKAASPSSFVTHYMLFEKSKLRRLKRVIAAKHRMSWYAAILKKMDRTKQFAFSEFETYGNFLYANNPSGVLLRKALNKSLSTNIAQLSPGRRKTLARKYRSLSFHKRKGYARSKKR
- a CDS encoding sugar phosphate nucleotidyltransferase: MRIVLLSGGSGKRLWPLSNEIRSKIYLKLLPSEDGGKESMIQRVCRQLEEAGLLPYSSIVAHHSQAEITQNHVGSRILFHAEPHRRGTFAAVALAASYLHARQLAAADETICVLPVDLFVESEFFRLLHAFPDVLAQSGADLGLLGTTPKHPSSQFGYIVPQPTDKGDHTSQAYAAVDQFIEKPNEEAARRLIDKQALWNCGVFAFPLSFMLSSLQSKGLPVDYEDLLDRYEQLPEVSFDVEIVEKTQRRAVIAYDQAWRDLGDWNALPDYLGSPVIGQGEISSDSVHTHVVNELACPIHVIGLSNVIVAASADGILVASKDKSNQIKQRLTDGQQPRFGEKRWGTYHVLDDAKTDAESETLTQKVTLLPGKNTSYHLHRKRTETWIILSGTGEFLLDAAHMQIQAGDVLRIPAGSKHAVKAITPLTFIAVQIGENLLGEEDVLRIAMTWEEIIRASKMG
- a CDS encoding VOC family protein is translated as MNEHKGYVPSAASIAPWLSVSNAAEALRFYETAFGSVELYRLEEEDGRLVIAELAVGGAGFWIQEDPDSSPDKGSGGGSVRMILTVSDPDAVFGQAIAAGAAEIAPVGEGHGWRIGRLADPFGHHWEIGRRLEAR
- a CDS encoding LysM peptidoglycan-binding domain-containing protein, which gives rise to MQQNKSNETGHRSRAARVREKKAGSSGMLLTTGAFLIVLCAILYGIFASHKDSGSKALEASTPPAAGNAANGGAGSGTNQNQGQAGDSANAGASANDSDTANAPDSAGTTDSPGAAGSANDAGTADAGQPSANAPSDSNAGDAPAAGDSVPDSGGNAAADTGTDTAPAADPVKQEPPKQTGSDKGTKAPAVSGHASGSKLPTTYVVKKGDTLSTISLKFYQSKQYVAFLAKRNGIAFVNDMKVGDTIKIPALTSDAASVPTKPSSADYSKVKLPATYLVTPGDTLYRISVLFYQSGDYVSFLAKQNNLNEKEGLKAGISLRIPAKPAAK
- a CDS encoding copper amine oxidase N-terminal domain-containing protein — its product is MHRKSLRLRTLATNAVLIAAMALSAPVLTAAKPAAAAATADSSASAGITVTVNGAAFKPATAPFIADGTVYLPVRDTGELLGATIAWLAPTRTVTMHYPELSVTLGEGSASAAVNGKTVTLTAPLKSVGGQVFVPLRFFAEVMGADVKWNAASRTVSIAHADDFIRQKWGSIWLNRKTGELYIAKDDQSQAVDYGKLNVSLQGEVTFNASGYSGDNWVLTVVDRYGAGPVHYDAYNVLFRKQTIVAQKKASYESRYEQNTASFQMYQSKEWLSYNALTDGKIVTVYDGDAKAVKEYDLPALTGQDDVFTVLAVGNDYLEVRPGKTGLLTLIDLKDGTVAIMADKLLDGQELNAVHAHADPNHTDGLGYGGDTGTGELGFYYTSPLGSANGSSIRLTYERPSYDEERSKLPKPKTLGELAAACGPATVKTVDMADGDQIYIPLSGANEADRTGIAAVCGIVRKFADKGVEETLPSYFGDRFFHGMEISFTGDDYLSMYIAGPGKLALGAGLGGKTTVLNDSQAVTDFEQLKKLPTSIVVKPNPVHFGETLHFSGNNGNGEASGLFRVYWQPSAAGASSQAPLVIYSGTTTFGRYDVQFGMPAFGQAPDGTMKPILPGKGKLSITGNGSGMPFPADTELAAASAPFLSVNGVPAADAALKPLAVGGRIYVPVRAVASLSGQPVTWDKATNSILIRTKPSTAKPASKGALTLWIDGKQGAADIQPIVRGGAAYVPIRAVTAAFGYPVTWNGASGCANITIVRPGK